Proteins encoded within one genomic window of Halomonas sp. YLGW01:
- the cmk gene encoding (d)CMP kinase: protein MSDVDARVLTIDGPGGAGKGTISRLVAERLGWHLLDSGALYRLTALAAARHDVSLTDEDALESLAANLDVVFVPAEGGSRVLLEGDDVSREIRTEQAGDRASQVAALPRVRQALLNRQRDFLKAPGLVADGRDMGTVVFPGAPLKVFLTASAEERARRRHLQLREAGQDASLSSLLKEIQARDARDMQRSVAPLEPADDAIELDTTSLTIPEVVERVKDLLAQRGIA from the coding sequence ATGAGCGACGTCGATGCACGGGTACTGACCATCGATGGCCCCGGGGGCGCCGGCAAGGGCACCATCAGCCGCCTGGTCGCCGAGCGGTTGGGCTGGCACCTACTGGACAGCGGCGCCCTCTACCGCCTGACCGCACTGGCGGCGGCCCGCCATGACGTAAGCCTGACCGACGAGGACGCCCTCGAGTCGCTGGCCGCCAACCTGGACGTGGTCTTCGTGCCCGCCGAGGGGGGCAGCCGGGTACTGCTGGAAGGTGATGACGTCAGCCGCGAGATTCGCACCGAGCAGGCCGGCGACCGGGCCTCTCAGGTAGCGGCGTTGCCCCGGGTCCGCCAGGCGCTGCTGAATCGTCAGCGCGACTTCCTCAAGGCCCCCGGCCTGGTAGCCGACGGCCGCGACATGGGCACCGTGGTCTTTCCTGGGGCGCCTCTCAAGGTCTTCCTGACCGCCAGCGCCGAGGAGCGGGCCCGACGCCGCCATCTCCAGTTGCGGGAAGCGGGGCAGGATGCTAGTCTATCGAGTCTTTTAAAGGAGATTCAGGCCCGCGATGCGCGTGACATGCAGCGCAGCGTTGCCCCTCTCGAACCGGCAGACGATGCCATCGAGCTGGACACCACGAGCCTGACAATTCCGGAAGTGGTGGAACGGGTGAAGGATCTGCTTGCCCAGCGTGGCATTGCTTGA